The stretch of DNA GGCGCAGTCGCGCCTGCAGCCGCGGCAGCAGCGTGCCGCGCTCCATCAGCAGCGCGCAGGCGCCGATGAAGAAGCCGTGGATCGCCGCCACCAGCGGGATGCCGTTCTGGAACAGCGCGTCGTAGAGCAGGCCCGCCCCGGCGCTGAGCAGAAGGATGCCGATCCAGAACCAGGCATGCTGCGGGATCGGCAAGCCGGCCACGCGCCAGGCTTGCGCCAGGCGCGCCGGAAAGCCGGCTTGCGCCGCCTCTCCCGATGAGCTGCGGTCGACGGGGCCGGCTGCGGGCACGGTGGAGGTCTCCTGGCGCGGCCCGACGGTTCGGCGAAAGGTCCGGCCCGCGGCGCTGCGGCAATTCAACCGCGATTCACGCCGTTTTCAGGGCACCCGCAAGGCGCAAAACGGCCAAGTTTCGGGGTGCCGCCCGGATCGTCGCGAGACTGAGTAGAAACTAAGGAACTCTCGGCTTGACCATGGCGTTTGAAGCACAATTCAACGCTCAAGCCCGGAGATCGGCATGTCCTTCCGCCTCGTCACCCTCGCAGCCCTCGGTGCCCTCGTCACGGTTCCGGCTCTCGCCGACGACGTGACGGTGATCCGCCGCGATTCCGCTCCGGTGGAGCGCAACACCGTGATCGAGAAGCGCTCGGTCGAGTCGACCGGCTCGGTCGGCGGCTGCGAGACCAAAACCGTCAAGAAGACCAACGAGTACGGCGACAGCAAGACCGTGCACAGCGAGCGCTGCGACTGATCATGAAGGGGGGGCGGCCCGCCGCGGGCCGCCCCCCTTCCTCGTCGAGATTACTTCAGCAGGCGCGCCAGGGCCTTGCCGGCCGGGGTGCGGAGTTCCTTGGCATCGATGGTGCCGTCGTTGTCCGGGTCGGCGAGCTTGAAGCGGGCCTCGGCCAGGGCGAGGTACTCGTTCTTGTCCAGGGTGCCGTCGTTGTCCGGATCGGCCTGCTTCATGTCCTTGCGGCTGACGCGGCCCTGCAGCTCCTTGGTGTCGAGGGTGCCGTCGGCATCCTTCTCGAGCTTGTCGAACACCGCGCCGGCCGCGGCCTTGACCTCGGCGAGATCGATCGTGCCGTCCGAATCGGTGTCGACGGCCGCGATGGTGCGGTCGGTCTTCGGCTTGGCCTCGGCCGAGACGGGCAGGGCGAGCGGCGCGGCCAGGAGGGCGGCGAGAAGAAGAGTCCGGTTGAGGATCATGGTGCGATCTCCATAGCTGAAGCCGGGCGCACCCTCTCTCGCGAGGGGCGGCCCGGGATAATCTGGCAATTGCATACCTAACCGCACCAGGAAGGTTTGCAACCCCGATTCACGCTGGGGAAGATTCGCGTCCCACCTTTTCGACCAGCACCTTGTCGACCCGGCGCCCGTCCATGTCGACGACCTCGAAGCGCCAGCCGTTGCGCTCGAACCCGTCGCCGGCCGTCGGGATGCGGCCGAGCTGGAAGATCACGAATCCGGCGAGCGTCGAGAAGTCGTCGTTGTCGGGCCGCTCGGTCAGGCCGAGACGGTCGAAGGCGTCGACCGCCGGCATCATCCCGTCGATCAGCAGCGAGCCGTCCTGGCGCTCGACCACCATCGGCTCGTCGTCGTCGGTCTCCGGGATGTCGCCGGCGATCGCCTCGAGGAGGTCGGTCTGGGTGACGATGCCTTCGAGGTCGCCGTACTCGTCGACGACGATCGCCATCCGGACGGGCTTGGCCTTGAAGGTCTCGAGCACCCGCAGGATCGGCATGCCCTCATGCACGACGATCGGCTCGCGGATGATCGTGTCGAGGGTGATCGGCGCCCCGTCGAGGAGCTGGTTGAGCACGTCCTGCTTGCGCAGCACGCCGACGATCTCGTGGATCTCGCCCCGGCTCGCCACCAGCTGCTCGTGACGGCAGGCGCGGATCGTCTCCAGCACCGCCTCGCGCGGGTCCTCGACGTCGATCCAGTCGACCTCGTGGCGCGGGGTCATGATGTCCCGCACCCGGCGCTCGCCGATGCCGAAGATGCGCTGCACCGCCGCCTGCTGCGATTCCTGGATCAGGCCGGCCTCCTGGCTCGCCGCCACCAGGAGCGACAGCTCGGCGGTGGAGTGCAGCGAACCCTCGCCCGAGCCGGGCTGCAGGCCGCACAGGCGCAGCACGCCGTTGCCGAGCCCGTTGAGGAACGAGATCGCCGGGCGGAAGACCAGCAGGAACACCCGCAGGGGCCGCACGATGGCGAGCGCCGTGCGCTCGCTGCGCTGGAGCGCCAGGCTCTTCGGCGCCAGCTCGCCCAGCACGATGTGCAGCGAGGTGATGACCACGAACGAGAACACCACCGCGATGGCATGGGCGCCGGCCGTGCTCGCGCCCTGGGGCAGGAAGGCGAGCAGCGGCTCGATCAGGTGGGCGAGCGCCGGCTCGCCGACCCAGCCCAGCGCCAGGGACGAGATGGTGATGCCGAGCTGCGTGGCCGCGAGATGCGAATCCAGGCTGTCGACCGCCCGTTGCAGGGCGCCGGCATTGACCCGCTTCTCGGCTACGAGCTCCTGGACCCGGCTGCGCCGGACCGCCACCAGGGCGAACTCGGCCGCGACGAAGAACCCGTTCGCGAAGACCAGGAACACGATGGCGAACAGGCCGAGGCCCGTCCCCCAGGGACTGTCGGAGAAAATCACCGCCTCCCGTGGCGCAACCGGCCGCGCCCGGGGTCGGAGGCGGCCTGCCCCCTCATAGCAAGTCTGCCCTCGAGAGCCTATCCGTCAGAATGCGCGGGGGCCGCTTCCTCCACGGCCGATGCCGCGGAGTAAGTCGAGGGACGCTTCACACCGTTTTGCGGCGCAACATCTGGCCTCGATCGGCGGTTTCTGCTAGGCGCCCCGGAAATTCCTGTGCCGGCTCGGGTTTTTCCGCGGGCCGCAGGCCCACGACCGAAAGACCCGGTGGCATTCATGGCGAGCGACCTGTCCCGCATCTCCCGCGCGCTCCTCTCCGTCTCGGACAAGACCGGGCTGGTGGAGTTCGCCCGCGCGCTCGCCGCCCGCGGCGTCACCCTGGTCTCGACCGGCGGCACCCACCGGGCGCTGACCGAGGCCGGATTGACGGTCACGGAAGTCTCGGACCTCACCGGATTTCCCGAGATGATGG from Methylobacterium aquaticum encodes:
- a CDS encoding EF-hand domain-containing protein, translated to MILNRTLLLAALLAAPLALPVSAEAKPKTDRTIAAVDTDSDGTIDLAEVKAAAGAVFDKLEKDADGTLDTKELQGRVSRKDMKQADPDNDGTLDKNEYLALAEARFKLADPDNDGTIDAKELRTPAGKALARLLK
- a CDS encoding hemolysin family protein produces the protein MIFSDSPWGTGLGLFAIVFLVFANGFFVAAEFALVAVRRSRVQELVAEKRVNAGALQRAVDSLDSHLAATQLGITISSLALGWVGEPALAHLIEPLLAFLPQGASTAGAHAIAVVFSFVVITSLHIVLGELAPKSLALQRSERTALAIVRPLRVFLLVFRPAISFLNGLGNGVLRLCGLQPGSGEGSLHSTAELSLLVAASQEAGLIQESQQAAVQRIFGIGERRVRDIMTPRHEVDWIDVEDPREAVLETIRACRHEQLVASRGEIHEIVGVLRKQDVLNQLLDGAPITLDTIIREPIVVHEGMPILRVLETFKAKPVRMAIVVDEYGDLEGIVTQTDLLEAIAGDIPETDDDEPMVVERQDGSLLIDGMMPAVDAFDRLGLTERPDNDDFSTLAGFVIFQLGRIPTAGDGFERNGWRFEVVDMDGRRVDKVLVEKVGRESSPA